A single window of Camelus ferus isolate YT-003-E chromosome 7, BCGSAC_Cfer_1.0, whole genome shotgun sequence DNA harbors:
- the GHRHR gene encoding growth hormone-releasing hormone receptor, with product MDGRVWGACVLCLLIPLQIVLGQVLPECDFISQLREEERACLQAAGGTPNITSGCPRTWDGLLCWPTADSSEWVTLPCPAFFSHFSSEPGAVKRDCTITGWSEPFPPYPEACPVPLDLLTEEKSYFSTVRIVYTLGHSVSAVALLVAIAILVTLRRLHCPRNYIHTQLFTTFILKAGAVFLKDATLFHSENTDHCSFSTVLCKVSVATSHFATMTNFSWLLAEAVYLTCLLASTSPSTWRAFWWLVLAGWGLPLLFTSTWVGCKLAFEDVACWDLDDSSPYWWIIKGPIVFSVGVNFGLFLNIIRILLRKLEPAQGSLHTPPQYWRLSKSTLLLIPLFGIHYIIFNFLPDSVGLVIRLPLELGLGSFQGFIVAILYCFLNQEVRTEISRRWRGHDPELLPPRRTHAKGTIPSRARVKVLTSVC from the exons ATGGATGGCAGGGTGTGGGGCGCCTGTGTCCTCTGCTTGCTGATCCCCTTACAGATC GTATTGGGCCAGGTGCTCCCAGAGTGTGACTTCATCTCCCAGCTGAGAGAGGAGGAGCGTGCCTGTCTGCAAGCAGCAGGGGGCACGCCCAACATCACCTCAG GCTGCCCTAGGACCTGGGATGGGCTGCTGTGCTGGCCAACGGCAGATTCCAGCGAGTGGGTAACCCTCCCCTGTCCGGCTTTCTTCTCTCACTTCAGCTCTGAGCCAG GGGCCGTGAAGCGGGATTGCACCATCACGGGCTGGTCGGAGCCCTTCCCGCCTTATCCTGAGGCCTGCCCTGTACCCTTGGATCTACTGACTGAGGAG aaATCCTACTTCTCCACCGTGAGGATCGTCTACACCCTGGGCCACAGCGTCTCTGCCGTGGCCCTCCTCGTGGCCATCGCCATCCTGGTGACTCTCAG GAGGCTTCACTGCCCCAGGAACTACATCCACACCCAGCTGTTCACCACCTTTATCCTCAAGGCGGGAGCTGTGTTCCTGAAAGATGCCACCCTCTTTCACAGCGAGAACACCGACCACTGCAGCTTCTCCACT GTTCTGTGCAAGGTCTCTGTGGCCACCTCTCATTTCGCCACCATGACCAACTTCAGCTGGCTGCTGGCAGAAGCTGTCTACCTGACCTGCCTCTTGGCCTCCACGTCGCCCAGCACATGGAGAGCTTTCTGGTGGCTGGTTCTTGCTGGCTGGG GCCTTCCCCTGCTCTTCACCAGCACATGGGTGGGTTGCAAGTTGGCCTTTGAGGATGTTGC GTGCTGGGACCTGGATGACAGCTCCCCCTACTGGTGGATCATCAAAGGACCCATCGTCTTTTCTGTTGGG GTGAACTTTGGGCTTTTTCTCAATATTATCCGCATTCTGCTGAGGAAACTGGAGCCAGCTCAGGGTAGCCTCCACACCCCACCTCAGTACTG GCGTCTCTCCAAGTCTACCCTTCTCCTTATCCCACTGTTTGGAATTCACTACATCATCTTCAACTTCCTGCCTGATAGTGTGGGCCTGGTCATTCGCCTccccctggagctggggctgggctcctTCCAG GGTTTCATTGTTGCCATCCTGTACTGCTTCCTCAACCAAGAG GTGAGGACTGAGATCTCGCGGAGATGGCGTGGCCATGATCCTGAACTTTTGCCACCCCGGAGGACTCATGCCAAGGGGACGATACCTTCCCGTGCAAGGGTGAAGGTGCTGACATCTGTGTGTTAG